A stretch of the Medicago truncatula cultivar Jemalong A17 chromosome 5, MtrunA17r5.0-ANR, whole genome shotgun sequence genome encodes the following:
- the LOC11439395 gene encoding protein AAR2 homolog: protein MDSQTALELVKNGVTLLFLDVPQYTLVAIDTQVFSVGPTFKGIKMIPPGTHFVYYSSSTRDGKEFSPMIGFFIDAGPSEVIVRKWDQQEERLVKVSEEEDERYRLAVKNMEFDRQLGPYNLSHYEDWKRLSDFITKSIIERLEPIGGEVSVECENDMFRNAPKTPMEKALDTQLKVDNSATSVGKLQRKGCYYTSIPRVVKCKGISGQELTSLNLDKTQLLETLLVKDYGGSEDLLLGELQFAFIALMMGQSLEAFLQWKSLVSLLLGCTEAPFHTRTRLFTKFIKVIYYQLKYGLQKDRKDNTGPLLLDDSWFSTDSFLHHHCKEFFSLVLDGSVIDGDLLKWTRKFKKLLESNLGWEFQQNNAVDGLYFDENDEFAPVVEMLDDEAHAV from the exons ATGGATTCTCAAACAGCGTTAGAGCTTGTCAAAAACGGTGTCACCCTTCTCTTCCTCGATGTTCCTCAATACACCCTTGTTGCCATTGATACTCAG gTGTTCTCTGTGGGACCTACTTTTAAGGGTATTAAGATGATTCCACCGGGAACCCATTTTGTCTACTATAGTTCTTCAACCAG AGACGGTAAGGAGTTTTCACCGATGATTGGATTCTTTATCGATGCTGGCCCTTCAGAG GTAATTGTTCGTAAATGGGACCAACAGGAGGAACGGCTAGTCAAAGTATCTGAGGAAGAG GATGAAAGATATAGGCTGGCTGTTAAAAATATGGAATTTGACCGACAACTTGGGCCTTACAATCTTAGCCACTATGAAGATTGGAAACGATTATCTGATTTCATTACAAAGAGCATCATCGAACGGCTTG AGCCCATTGGAGGAGAAGTCAGTGTTGAATGCGAAAATGATATGTTTAGAAACGCTCCTAAAACACCAATGGAGAAAGCACTAGACACGCAGCTGAAGGTTGATAATTCTGCAACATCTGTTGGCAAGTTGCAGAGAAAAGGGTGTTATTATACTTCCATTCCACGTGTCGTAAAATGCAAGGGGATCAGTGGACAGGAACTTACTTCTTTGAATCTTGACAAG ACACAATTGCTAGAGACTTTACTGGTAAAAGATTATGGAGGTTCTGAAGACTTGCTCCTTGGAGAACTGCAGTTTGCATTTATCGCCCTTATG ATGGGTCAGTCGTTAGAAGCATTTCTCCAGTGGAAATCCTTGGTTAGCCTTCTGTTGGGCTGCACCGAAGCA CCTTTCCACACACGAACACGGCTATTCACCAAG TTCATAAAAGTAATCTATTATCAACTAAAATACGGACTACAGAAAGATCGCAAGGATAACACAGGACCACTATTGTTGGATGATTCTTGGTTTTCTACTGACAGCTTTTTGCACCATCATTGTAAG GAATTCTTTTCATTGGTGCTAGATGGGTCTGTCATTGATGGAGATCTTTTAAAATGG ACAAGGAAGTTTAAGAAGCTATTAGAGAGCAATCTAGGGTGGGAGTTTCAGCAGAACAACGCTGTTGATGGTTTGTACTTTGATGAGAACGATGAG TTTGCTCCTGTAGTAGAGATGTTAGATGATGAAGCTCACGCAGTTTAG